DNA from Strix aluco isolate bStrAlu1 chromosome 11, bStrAlu1.hap1, whole genome shotgun sequence:
gccttgcgtTACTtcatggtagtgagggaaaaggggaaaaagaaaagagatagaGAGAGAATAGAGAAGTAGAGATCACTGGTCcgggttcctgcattggtcccaTCCGAGTTTGTcagggatgcatccatcttcttcacttcttcatgtcttcttttttctttctatatttcactcctcaccccccctcaatttatacccactttccttgggtctgtcccccaGGtagacccacatacctacgtatcccatggatggggaggggtaaggtgcttcatgggatgatgtaatcaGCATGAttttgttaatcttcattagcatatgcaggggtgtcaactttaatatgcattttgtggataatgaagcaaaggtcattcacgggacagatggcccttgaagctTTACACaatgccccagagcagaaccgtcctgccttcacagggctccctcctgcagcccattctgtgctatccaggcagcttTATtatcctatatatatatatgtatagctgactatagttttgttacttgcgagtgtttgagaaaTTCCTTGTTTCAGAGGGACCTCGCTCCCCCCATCCCTTaactctctcaggctgttttttctcacaggcctgtttctctcaggccctgtttcagggagttacaagttgtctctcacactTCTCTCCTCCCAGGTGGATTTTGAGGATGTGATAGCTGAGCCTGTGGGAACATACAGCTTTGACGGCGTCTGGAAAACCAGCTACACCACCTTCACTGTCAGCAAGTACTGGTGCTACCGGCTGCTCTCTGCCATCCTGGGCATCCCCCTGGCAGTCGTCTGGGGCTTCCTCTTCGCCCTCATCTCCTTCTGCCACATCTGGGCAGTGGTGCCCTGCATCAAGAGCTACCTGATAGAGATCCAGTGCGTCAGCCGAATCTACTCCCTCTGCATCCACACCTTCTGTGACCCGCTCTTTGAGGCACTCTCCAAGATCTGCAGCAACGTCAGAGTTGCTCTCCGGAAGGAGATCTAGGTCCCTCCAGCCGCCCCAACCGGCCCTTGCACACAACCACCCCCTGCTCAGCGTGCCCTGCCCTCGGGCACACGGACACCCATGCCCAGAGACCCACACGGTGCCAGCGCCGCTGGGGGTGCTGCCTGCAGACAGAGGCATGCTGGGCTGCCCCTTCCTCCATCCCAAAGCCAGCAGCTTTAGGAGAAGAGAAGCCCATGGAGGCTCAGCGAGCAGCCCAGGGAGAGCTCCCTGCCCTCCTGGACCCCTGCTCCTGCAGGAGGGACCCCAGCATCTCCCGGGCCACAGCCCTGAGCCACGACCTGCAGCCGCAGAGCGAGGGgtgcagagatgctgctggacAACAGACCAAACCCCGCCTGCTTCTGCATCCCTTCGGTCTAGCATGACACCAAGAGGAATACTTGCATATGAATTATTATTTGCTGCAAATAATTGTTGTTGTGGAAGCTTCTGTATTAAATCATGCTGCACAAAAGTTTTATGGATAGAATagtgaaaacaaacttttttttcatgtgtgtttaCATTTCAGCAAAGCTTTGCAATCCAGATCAATTAATGCATGAAATGTTGCATCTGCCTTTTGGGAGTACGTGCTGAGTCGGGGCCACCAGCAATTGCAAAAACCTTTGTGGCAGTTTGACACTCACTACTTAATCATGGGGCACCGTCGTGCTTCGTGGTCAGGATTCCAcgggcagcacagcacaggtgGGCAGCATCCCTGCGCATCACCCCGAGCGCGCCGGGCTGCAGAGCGGGCAGCTGGGCAGCATCATGGCAGCAGCAAGAAGCGATGGCTCTTGATAATTTCACTTGAGAAATGACAAAGCTTGACTTTAAGTAAAGCTTTGGCTCATTTCTGGGGGAGAATATTTACTACGTGCTTGCTTGTGTGGTGCTGGGTAAGCTCCAGCCGACAGTAATGAACTTATGGCCCAGTGCTGGGATGGAGTGAGCGAGGCTGGGGGGGTAGAACCACACCGATCCTTGGGCAGACCCCCATCCAGTGTGCTGCCTCGCACCCTTCCCTCCAGCCAGTCCCCTTCCTATCGCATGCCAGGGAGCGGAGGAAGGAGCCTCCTCCAGGACACTGCCCGCTCCCAGCCGCTCTGGCTCCAGTGAAAACACAGGGACGAGAGGAAAAAAAGTCCAGTTCGGCGCCACTTCCTCCCCTGTACTGTCAATTAATTTGTTTAGTCCATCTTCCATGAAACCGTACTTTAACTTTGAGgcacttaaacatttttttggcTCTGgccttaagtgctttgctgaatcagggcccaGGAGGTCTCGTTGTTCAGAGGTTATTCTCAATTGTATTCATGTGCTTTTTTCCCTTGGCTTCCAACAAAAACTCAGAGCCAAAAATCTCTTCTAGTGCCATGCCAAGGACAAGAAAGAGCCAGATTTTCTATTGGTGCTCTTCCAATGGCTTGGGATTGTGGACTTCCATTATTCCATAGCAATATAGCCCCCATGCTCTAACAACACCGGGCCTTGAGATGGATGgagtgatacaaaaaaaaaaagatatttgtaGTGGGCAAAAATTCTCCAAAAACACTTTATCATGagcattttttaaagctttttgtgggaataaaaatgattaaaaacaaTACTGGgattatattctttttaattattttttgttctaGTAGCTCACAGCCTgaaccccaaaaaaaacctccaaaatctGGATCTCCCCACCACAGTGATCTGTGGGCTCCCCCCACATGGAGCACATGCTGGTCAGGTGTCAGCACCTCTATTTTACTTTTGACCCTTATGAAAAACTTTTTGGCAACATGTTCGACATCCTTCCGCTGCAACAAACCTGGcactcctctccccatccctgtcttgctgcagcccagggacGGCGCAGGAGCTTGGCCATGGGCTGCAGCATCACTCGTGGGGCACGGCCTGACCCCACAACCACAGGCAGGAATCGCAACCAAAGCTCGCGAAGCAATGTCCTGCCTCCCCCAAACCTCCCGTCTTCCTCCGGCCATCAATCCTGCTAAAATCTATCACCACGTTGCATTCCCTTCCTGGCAGACAGAGGATGCCCCAGGTTCACTATAAAATGGGAGCCCCCCTCTTTGTGTTGTGCAGGAGGTCATTATTCTCAAGGAGAAAGAAGGTGAACATGGGAGGAAAACACTACATTCTTTCCTAAGGATTGAAACCAGTCTGGTAAAATATGATGAGACTGAATGTGCGGGGTCATATTCAGCAAATGTGCTCAGAGCTCCCTTGAAGCTActacaaaaaaaatcaggaattccAGGATATGAAAGGTGAAAATGTACCTGTTGatgacagtgaaaaaataaagtaCACATTTAAACGCATTTTTCATATTCATTCCCAATATGTAAGGCCAAATCACATCACCCTTTGACTGCATGCACACCCCCCGGCCACAGACCTGGGCAGCAGCGGGAGCAAAGGCTGGAGTAGCACCTGCCCCCACCGGATTCCAGTGCCACCAGATTCCCGGGAAAGCTCCTGCTGCCCTCAGCCAGAGCTGCACATCCCCCTGGCTGTGCCAATCCCGACGGGCACATCACGGCAAGCCTTGTGCCATGGCATAAAGCAGCGTGCAGGTCCTGAGTGCATGGTGCAGTACTCGACAAACAAAAGCATCATTACACTGAGCATACTTGGGTCTTGTGTTTAAAGCAATGTTTCCCATTGGTTTCCTTCATTTTCTTAGTCTGGTGCTCCTTCTGCACTTCCCCTCCCACTTTCCATCAAGACACAGTCAGAAAACTTTATTTACAGGTGTTTCTTAACAATAAAAAATCCATGCCATAAAGCATGACCTTGTGCGTTACAGAGCAATAAAACTGTATGGGTGTAAAAGACTAAATGCGATCTGTGGTAAACCCAAAGCAAAAGCTTGTCCTTGGGGGACACAGCAGGGGTTTCTCTGTTAAACCCCACAGAGCCCTGCTGTCACTCCACACGCCTGCCTTTGAAGCTTTTGAGCCTGCTCAGCAAACATATTATTGCACAGATCCCCTGGCCCTGCAGCCGTGTCCAGTCCCCTGGGTCCTGCTGACCCGCACGCAGCCTCGCACCACACACAGAGCAGCgctggggggtgcagggatgCCCGGACGTTAGCGTTgtcccccagggagggctgtccccagccctgtccctgctgtccccccaGCCTGTGGCAGCAGGACTGCCCTGCCCCGTGCCAGCAGTGCCACCGGTGAGCCTGGGCTGGGGGACACCGGGCCGGCActgagcagagatgcagggaTGGGGCATCTTTGAGCAAAGCAAGCGTGCCAGGTGCCGGCATCCCCCAGAATTCCTGCAGAGAGTGGAGATGGGGCCGGTGCCCAATGCCTGTCTGCCCGGGGTGGCAGTTGTcaccctgtgctccagccccctgcacCCAACAGGGACATAGTATGCCTGCCCCAGCAGTGTGGCACTGTTCAGGGCAAAACCTGTCCCTCTGGCGGTATCTAAAAGCCACTGATGGCAGTGGTTTGGGGGCTGAGAAGCAGGTTCCTGGTGCCCAGTCCCCAGCTGCACTGAAATTTGGACCACAGAAGTCCTCCCCCCACTCCTGCCTCAGTTAAATAATGTCCGCTGTACATGCTTACAGGCGCACAGACATATATACACCTATTTATATAGACCCTGCCTCGCTTGTCCGAATCCCAGCTTTTCACAGGGAAGCGTCAGAGGCAGCGTGGTAGAGTCCCAGCTGCACATGCCCTCACGTCGTGGACGGCTGCGTGAAGCTCCTCTGGCTCGTGCTCTTGCAGCTGAGGACAAAGGAGGAGGAGTTGCTCTTCTTGCCGACGCTCAGGTCACATGCTGGCCGCGACTTCAGGTAGTGCGCGGAGCAGCAGAGGAAGCGCCGCATGAGGTCGTGGAAGAGGTGCCCCGTGTACAGCATGTAGATCCAGGGGTTGCAGCAGCTGTTGAGGCTGGCCAGGAGCATGGCGATGATGAAGGGGGAGGCTGTAAGGCAGAAAGCAGGGCAGCGTCAGGGCACGGCGTGGGCAGCAAGAACCAgcacccagggaggtggtgggcaCCAGACACAGCCCACGGTGGGCTCTGCCAAGAGCCCCCAGCTCTGCCGGCACCGTGATACCTCCTCCCCCACCGGGGATGGGCTGCCCTGGCTGTAGGAACACCACCATCAGTACATCGGTAAAGAGGAGCTAGTGGGAAGCGAGTCTGGGTTTAAGCAACctgggtttaggtttttttccccacccccgAAGAGCTGCATTTCCCCCGCTCAGgtcctgtgctgctgcctgctcgGCTTTACCCTAGAAATGCCTCACCAAGAGGCAGAGCTGCCCCCAGCATCATTGACACAATT
Protein-coding regions in this window:
- the CAV3 gene encoding caveolin-3, with amino-acid sequence MAEERTELEERIIIKDQHTKEIDLVNRDPKHINEDVVKVDFEDVIAEPVGTYSFDGVWKTSYTTFTVSKYWCYRLLSAILGIPLAVVWGFLFALISFCHIWAVVPCIKSYLIEIQCVSRIYSLCIHTFCDPLFEALSKICSNVRVALRKEI